The genome window GAAGTCACCGAGTCGGCGGTGAAGGCCGCTATCGCGTCTCCGCGTGATTTGGACATGAATCTGGTCCGGGCACAGGAAGCGCGGCGGGTTCTGGATCGGGCATGCGGGTATCTGGTTTCCAGACCGTTGCAGCGGGTCGTTGGCGAAAAACTTTCGGCTGGCCGGGTCCAGACCCCGGCAACCCGGTTGCTGGTGGAACGGGAGCGGGAGCGCACGGCGTTTTCCTCGGTCACGCATTACGGCGTCCGGCTGCACTTTGAATCCGTGGAAAATATTACGGACGGCTGGTGGGCGGACCTTGTGACTTCCTCCGTCCTTGCGGATGGGCAGGAGTATTTGCAGGACAAGGATCTGGCGAGGGTTTTGGCCGCTTGCCGGTCGCTGGAAGTCCTTGACTGCAAAACGACGACAAGTCGCCAAGGTCCGCCAGCGCCGTTCACCACGTCAACGCTCATGCAAGCGGCTGCCTCGCTGAACCTGAACGCCAATCAGGTCCGCGAGATTTCCCAACGCCTCTATGATGCGGGGTTAGTGACGTACATCAGAACGGATAGTCCGGCCATGGCCCCGGAGGCTATTGAGGCCATTCGGGCGTACTGCTCTGAACAGAATTGGCCGTGCGTGGCGAAGTCGCGCATTTTCAAGGCGAAGGACAGCGCCCAAGGGGCGCATGAGTGCATCAGACCCACGCATATCAAAGTTGAGGAAGCCGGGGAAACACCGGAGGAACGGGCGCTGTACCGGCTTATCCGGCTGCGGGCCTTGGCGACACAGCTTGAGGATGCGGAGTATTCGACGGTCGTTCTGTCGCTCGGGTCGGAGCATGAGGGGCGTCCGGTGCGGTTTGACGCTCGGGGGCGCGTGATGCGCTCCCCCGGCTGGCGTATCGTGTACGGCGCGGAGGTGCTTGACGAGAGCGTAGAGGACGCGCAAGCGGCCTCCAATCCCGTTCCGGCCATGAAGATCGGGACCAGGGCAACGGCGCTTTCCGGGGAAGTGACGACACAGAAAACGTCCCCGCCTTCGCGGTACTCGGAAGCGAAGCTCATTCGGGAGCTGGAAAAACGCGGCATTGGCCGTCCGTCTACCTATGCAATGATAATGGAGACTATCAAGCAGAGAGGTTATGCCAAGATTGAGAAAAACAACCTTGTCCCGACCGCTCTTGGCGAATGCCTGATTGCCACGATGGAAGGCAAATTCTGTTTCGCGGATTACGAATACACGGGGCAGATGGAACGACAGCTTGACGAAATTGCTGCGGGCCAGCTTACCTATAACGCGGTCGTGGCTCCGGCCTATGCGCTCATTGACTCGGAAGTTCAGAACTTCCAGAAAGCCAATGGAAAGGTCTGCCCGAAATGCGGTAAGGCCATGTCGAAACGAAAAGGGAAAAAGGGATTCTTCTTCGGCTGCGAGGGGTATCCCGATTGTAAGGAAACCTTGGACGCGGCCTGAGTAGATTAGAAAAGCGCTGGCTCTTTCTTTCGAGGGAGCCAGCGCTTTTGCTATCGGTTCTCCCGCTGGCGTTTTCGCCATTCCCACGGCGCTACCGGGTCCGGGGATGCCCAAAGGCCGATTTTCAGTTCGCGGCTGGTATGTTCAATTTCCCTGTAGCGGTCGCACACCGGCAGAAGACAATATTTGTCGTAAACCCAGGCCAAACCCTTTTCCAGCAAAAGTTCTTCAACCGCCCGTCCTCCTTTGTAGACAAAAGCGACCGTGCGTCCATACCTGTCTCTTTCGACCGTTTCAATGGCAACAGCCGCGTTAAGCAAAATATCGGCAAGGTATTCCCGTGCGTCTTTTCCCCCGGCCTGGTTGATTTCCGGGCAATCAATGCCGTACACGCGGATGCGGCTTTTTTGCTGACCTGAGTCAACGACAATGAGGCTGTCTCCGTCCGATACCCGTACAACTGTAACGAGCCATGCCGGAAAGGTATTTTCGGGCGTGGCCGCTTGCGCGGGGAACAGAAGAAGCAGCGCTACAGCGCATGCCGACAGCATTTTTCTCATTACAAGCCAGTTACGCGCTTGAGTGCAGCAAAAATAATTCGCTAGTTTTTCTGAAATCAGGATGTGGATTTATTTTTGAATAAAAAGAAATCAAAATCAATATGAAAATAACGTATTGGATTGTTTAACAAAGAAATACCCCCACCTATACTGGATGCTTATAGGAGCAACCAGCATGGAAGAATTTCAGAAACAATTCGGGCTGTATCTCAAGCAGATGCGGCGGGAAAGGAATCTGTCGCAAGAGGACTTGGCGGCTGCAACGGGATTGACGAAGCAGTATATCAGCACGGTGGAGCGCGGCTTGTCCCGCCCCGGCATTGACACGCTCTACAAGTTTGCCAACGGCTTCGGCGTAACGGTATCCGATTTGTTCCGCTTTGAGTATGAGGCGGGAAATTTGCAGGAACTAAAACAGCGAGTCGTTGAGGCTGTGAATGCTACGGAAGACAGCGCTACCCCGGAAACGCTCTACACGAAAATTCTCAATGTCTTCATACGGGGGCAAAAGTAGCGGCCCGCCGCTGGATCGGCAAGGCCGTTTCCAGCTAGGCGCGGCTTCCGATAGTGTCCAGCGTAAAATATACAGGCGGGGTGTCAGTCGCTTCGAGTTTTTCAGGATGCCGCGCCAAATCTTTTTCGCCCGCAATGCCGATTTCCATTGTGGGCGTTTCTTTTCCTTCCATGAACACTTCCAAGACCACCTTGGAAGTGGGCCTTCCGTCAACCACTTCTCCCATAATCTCAAATTGCGCTCCGTTGCACTGCGCCATGTGCAGGGCAGTTGCGGCCTCGTACAGAATTTCCGCGAGTTCCCTGTTCCCGTCAGCAGGGCTAGGCTTCCGCTCGTACAGGGGTTTCAATAACAGATTCCATACGGCTTCTGACATGGAAACCATGTGAGGGCATGCATCCATTTCAGTCAGGCAGCGGATAAAATCTGCGGGTTGCTTTTCAAGGATTCGTTCAATTTTTTCCTTCACCGCGCTTTCTCCTTGGACGAGTTTTTCTTCACTATTGATTAACCCTATCTCCAAAGAAAAAACAATCAGTTTTGTATGGCAAATAACGATATAGATTTACCTTTTAGATTCCATATCCGTAATTGAGTAAGCCAATTACCGGAAATTGTCTTGAGCGATTACCAAAATTGTCTTTGGCCGGGGCCAAATTCTGCCGCTCCGGCATTCGGGCGGACCCGGCCCCTTTGCTCTGCCGGATGCTCCGCATCCGGCGCGATGTTTTTGGACCGCCAGCACGGGAGAGCTGGCGCACCTTTTCGGCGGGCCATGTCCGGAAGGCCGGAGCCTTCCGGACATGCCTCTATCATTTATATATATGGACCATGGCCGTATTAACGCCGGTCCCGTCAAAAGTATTCGGGGGGAGCACTTCATACCCGCCGCCGCTTTCTTCGGCCATGGGGCGCAAGCGGTCCTGTTGCCGGGGGCCGTTGGCGCAGATGGCGACGAGCACCCCGCCTGGATTCAGAAGCGAGTAGGCATGCTCAATGTGTTTAATGTCTATGCCGTTTTTGAATGGGGGATTCATCAGAATACGATCAAACCCGGCTGCGGCGCTGGTGCCGTACTGGAGAAAATCGCCCTGGCTGACATAGGGGTATTTTTCCCGCAACGCGGCGGCAAGCGTATAGTTCAGTTCGACAGCTTCCACGTTGTGAAGGTCAACGCCATGTTGCGCGAGGCCGTCCAGTATAGCGCCGGTCCCGGCTGAAGGTTCAAGAATCCGGCTGTCCGGCTGTATATCAGCGTAATCAATCATCTGTTCCACGATATGCGCGGGCGTAGGAAAAAGCTGGTCGGCCACGGCGATTTGTACGCCTTCTTTTAATTGGCCTTTCAGGTTCTTTATTTCCTCGGCCATGCCGGGGGCTTCGTAGTCGTCGGCTGCGGGCGGGGTGTCAGTCTCGGACGCTGCCGGAGCCGGGACCGGGGCCGGGGATGCTGCCGCCCTGGGCATGAGTGCGGAAAGGTCGGTTTTTTCGGCACTCGGCGGGGGCAAGGGAATTTCTTTCTGGTCGGAGAGAAAAACCGGGCCGTAGCAAGTGCGCCCGTCCTCGCTCCACATGGCTTTTCTGTATCTGTATGCGCCGTGCTCGTCGTTGGCGCGTACCTTTTCAGTTCCCTTATAGTCCTTGTGAATTTTGGCCCATTGCGCTTTTGTCATGTGCTTGTAGCCTTCGCCGGGAATATTGACTATGGGCGGCTGCACGGTCGCCTTCTTGACGGCTGCGGCGCTTTCCTCGGTCGGCGGGGTGTATTCGGTCACTTCCTCAATGGCGACGGCGTAGCGGCCCCACCGGCTGACGACTGTCAGACTATTGATAATGCCGTTTTTTTTGTTCACGCGGAGGATAGAAAGCAATTCACCGCGTGAATGGGAGCGGCTAATCTGGACCGTTCCGCCCGGCTGCATGTCCATTTGCTGGAAAGGAAGAATGGCCGCGCCTTTCGCCTCCGTGCCGGTGTCCTCGCCAAGCATGGCGCGTTCATAAGCTACGCGGTTTTCATAGTGTGCAATCCATCTGTTATCCCAGGCGATACCCCTTTCAAGGCGGGGGACCATAAGCGCCACGGCTTTTTTCTCGTCAATGATGCCGCTTTCAAGGGCGCTCCATACACTCCGCGAACCTTCATAGGGGGTATGGTCGCGGGGATACCTGGCAAGGGGAAATTCAAACGAGGTATAAATACCGAACAGGCTTTCACTATCGGCGATAGCAAGCGCCTTTTCATAGGTGATATCCGGCTGGCTCCATAATTTGAGGGCTTTTTGCTGGCC of uncultured delta proteobacterium contains these proteins:
- a CDS encoding DNA topoisomerase I, plasmid, with product MNVLIIESKGKVEKIQGFLGAGWRVVATLGHIRDLPVKRFGVSSDMKPEYELTERGVGIAKRLKAAVSGNDVYIATDPDREGEAIAWHVAQVLKLSKVKRCAFTEVTESAVKAAIASPRDLDMNLVRAQEARRVLDRACGYLVSRPLQRVVGEKLSAGRVQTPATRLLVERERERTAFSSVTHYGVRLHFESVENITDGWWADLVTSSVLADGQEYLQDKDLARVLAACRSLEVLDCKTTTSRQGPPAPFTTSTLMQAAASLNLNANQVREISQRLYDAGLVTYIRTDSPAMAPEAIEAIRAYCSEQNWPCVAKSRIFKAKDSAQGAHECIRPTHIKVEEAGETPEERALYRLIRLRALATQLEDAEYSTVVLSLGSEHEGRPVRFDARGRVMRSPGWRIVYGAEVLDESVEDAQAASNPVPAMKIGTRATALSGEVTTQKTSPPSRYSEAKLIRELEKRGIGRPSTYAMIMETIKQRGYAKIEKNNLVPTALGECLIATMEGKFCFADYEYTGQMERQLDEIAAGQLTYNAVVAPAYALIDSEVQNFQKANGKVCPKCGKAMSKRKGKKGFFFGCEGYPDCKETLDAA
- a CDS encoding putative Nuclease (SNase domain-containing protein) (Evidence 3 : Function proposed based on presence of conserved amino acid motif, structural feature or limited homology), translating into MRKMLSACAVALLLLFPAQAATPENTFPAWLVTVVRVSDGDSLIVVDSGQQKSRIRVYGIDCPEINQAGGKDAREYLADILLNAAVAIETVERDRYGRTVAFVYKGGRAVEELLLEKGLAWVYDKYCLLPVCDRYREIEHTSRELKIGLWASPDPVAPWEWRKRQRENR
- a CDS encoding conserved hypothetical protein (Evidence 4 : Homologs of previously reported genes of unknown function); translation: MEEFQKQFGLYLKQMRRERNLSQEDLAAATGLTKQYISTVERGLSRPGIDTLYKFANGFGVTVSDLFRFEYEAGNLQELKQRVVEAVNATEDSATPETLYTKILNVFIRGQK
- a CDS encoding hypothetical protein (Evidence 5 : No homology to any previously reported sequences), with amino-acid sequence MKEKIERILEKQPADFIRCLTEMDACPHMVSMSEAVWNLLLKPLYERKPSPADGNRELAEILYEAATALHMAQCNGAQFEIMGEVVDGRPTSKVVLEVFMEGKETPTMEIGIAGEKDLARHPEKLEATDTPPVYFTLDTIGSRA
- a CDS encoding Methyltransferase domain protein, producing MSTATTYEHDAPEMAERDNYTATYSPQDNKLRLYSASRLDPDTYAQAKRLGFKYAPKQGFFVAPMWTPAREDWLLKLAGCIEDEDSTTEERAAERAARFEGYSEKRGTEAERAVSAVRSITEHIPFGQPILVGHHSERRARKDAERIENGMRKAVNLWETSEYWQRRARASLAHARYAERPDVRYRRIKKLEASKRKHERSRDGQQKALKLWSQPDITYEKALAIADSESLFGIYTSFEFPLARYPRDHTPYEGSRSVWSALESGIIDEKKAVALMVPRLERGIAWDNRWIAHYENRVAYERAMLGEDTGTEAKGAAILPFQQMDMQPGGTVQISRSHSRGELLSILRVNKKNGIINSLTVVSRWGRYAVAIEEVTEYTPPTEESAAAVKKATVQPPIVNIPGEGYKHMTKAQWAKIHKDYKGTEKVRANDEHGAYRYRKAMWSEDGRTCYGPVFLSDQKEIPLPPPSAEKTDLSALMPRAAASPAPVPAPAASETDTPPAADDYEAPGMAEEIKNLKGQLKEGVQIAVADQLFPTPAHIVEQMIDYADIQPDSRILEPSAGTGAILDGLAQHGVDLHNVEAVELNYTLAAALREKYPYVSQGDFLQYGTSAAAGFDRILMNPPFKNGIDIKHIEHAYSLLNPGGVLVAICANGPRQQDRLRPMAEESGGGYEVLPPNTFDGTGVNTAMVHIYK